In Bernardetia litoralis DSM 6794, the genomic window TTTTTTGGACTTTGGTTTGCTTTAGAAGGTAGTTTTGCGCTTTCAGCCATGTGTCTAGCTGTTTTGGGAAGTGTAGGTGGTTTTTTGTATTATAATTATAGTCCTGCACGAATTTTCATGGGTGATACTGGTTCTTTGATGCTCGGTTTTTTGGCTACTGGTCTTTTGATTTTGTTTCTTGATAAAAATGCTGCCTTACCTGTTACTAGCCACTTACATATTGTTGCGCCCTTGTCTTTACTTTCTGCTTTAATGGTGTATCCACTTTTTGATACGATTCGTGTTTTTATGTTGAGAGTTTTGGCTGGTCGTTCGCCTCTTTCGCCTGACCGTAATCACATTCATCATTTGCTTTTAGATATTGGTTGTGGTCATTATTATATCGTAGGAATAGTAATTTTCTTGAATATTCTATTTGTAATCATCTTTACTTTTATCGGACAGATGGGTTATTTATCTGATAACTGGCTTGTTCCTATCATTGTCTTGACAGCGAGTAGTTTGGCAATTTATTTACACAGAAAAGTAAAAAGAAGAAGAGAAGTTGTTAATGTTTAGCTTAACAAAAAGTCAGTATTTAATGAATAAAACACTGGCTTTTTATGAAATTTTAGGCTCTTATTTAGTAGTGGACTGACACTTAATTTATATGTTTTTACCAAATTTAATTTTGTGTAAATGTTATTTTTCCATAGTACAGGTTTGCAAACCCTGTACTATGGAAAAAACGAAATAATATTTTGCTAAAAAATGAATTAACTAAATTTTTATTACTATCAGTCCAAAATTCACTAAGAGCCAAAAGAGTTAATGTACTGTACTCTACTATTTTTTATAGGGTAGGATTAGCTTTGCAGAATTTTTGTTTATAGGATTGAAAATACAGATAACTGAAATTTGGCAAAACCAAATACTGATAACTACGAAAAACTTGAAAATAGATGTATTTGTAGGTCAAAGGCAAGCCTTTAACCTACAAGGTAAATACTTTTCCATAGTTATCAGAAAATAGTATCAAAATAATTTAATTATAATTCAAAAAACCTGTGTTTTCATCTGTCTAATCAGTAAAATCCGTGTTCTATAAAAAAAGTAGGGTATAGTAGAGTTAATGTAAAAACATCTATACAAGTAATTTACAAATGATTTGAAATAGAATTAGCTATTTTTTCTTTTTTACACGAAAAACATATCCACCTTTTGGCACAATAAAGTTATATTTATTGTCATTAATTGCAATAGCAGGGTTGTACAAACGAAATTCTTTATAGGTCATTCCTTGTTTTTTTGCCCATTTAGGAACGCTTTCAATATTTTCTGTAATGGTTATTTCATCAAATTCAAAGGTATTGTAATATTCATATTCTTCTATGCAATAACCGTATTTTTTTGGATTTTCTAAGACCATTTTTAAGGCTGCAATTCGGAGAACATAACGAGAAGTTTCTGAATTTAAGAATAAATCATAGTAATTTCTAGTTCCTTGATTGTCCATTGCTTTTTCTAATCCTGCCATTCCTCTATTGTAAGAAGCTGCCACAGATGCCCAGCTTTCAAACTTTTTATAGGCTTGATGAAAATATTTTGTAGCTGCTACACAGGATTTTAAAGGGTCTTGTCTTTCGTCAATATTATCATTTATTATTAATCCAAATTGTTTTCCTGTTCCTTCCAAAAACTGCCATGTTCCTAGTGCATCTCTATTTGATTTTATAAGTGGATCAAGTGCACTTTCTGCAATGGCTAAATAAAAGAAATCTTTATGAACTCCATACTTTGTGAGGCTATCTTCCAATGGTTTGCGCCATCTTCCAGAACGTTTCAACAAAAGCATTGTAGAAGCATGTCCATAAATAATAGAAATAAGCTCTCTATCTAACCTTTCTTTTACGTCTTCGTCTTCTAAAGGAATTCGCTCACCAGCAAAATAAACTGTATCAGGAATTTTGATAGGCATAACGGTCTGAATGTCACTAATTTGTTGTGCTACACAAGAAGAAAAGGTAGTAATCAAAAATAAAAGCACTAGCGAAAAAGAAAAATAAGTAGTTTTCAAAGTAGAATATTGATAAGGTGAGTAAAAAAGAGCTTTCTATAAAGCAAATAAAGCTATTCATTATTTGTTTATTTACAAAGTAAAAGAAAGTCAAAAAACGTTTCTACCTAAAATTATTCTTTTTTGCATCAAGTAGAAGTAATCATAACCAAAATAAAGAGAATAATTCCCAACAAAAAACTACCACCAACTCCAAAAAGAATTAGCTTGATATAAAACATATTTTGTTTATCTCTTTTGATTAATTCTTTTTCAAATTCTTCGTCATTCATTGTCGTAGTTTTTTAGTTGGTTTAATGCAAATACTAAAGTATCCGTTATATACTTTCTCATTCTAAAGAATAAACTACAGAAGCTATAATTTAAGAAACTGTGAAATAGTGTCATTACAAATTAGCTTGACGGACATGATGCCCCCCAAGCGACATAAAAAGCTACTCAGTTTCTTTAAGCGTAATAAAACCGTTTTCATAATTTTGAGAAAGTAAAAGTGATTTTCCTCCTCCCATTATATTATTGATTTCATTAAAATCAATTTGATTCGGAGAAGAGAAAAAATCATTCAAATCTACTTTTAAAACAATTCTTTTATTACTTGTATCGAAAACTCCTTTTTCATTTACAGAATCAAAACTCAAACTAACTTTCTTGTAATTTTGATTCAATCCAATATGAAAAACTAAAGGAATAGAAGCATTTGAGTTAGAAGTATCATTAAAATACTTTCCTTCCATGACTACAAATTTATAGCCTGTATTCCAATCCCACGCCATACTATTACTAATATCCAAATCACCAGTATTATCCAAAGAAGTATTTGTAACAGAATCTATACCAATAGAAAAATTCATTTTATCAAACTCTCCTTTTTTTACCAAAATTTCTCTCTCAAAAATACTCTTTTCTCTTTCAGCAGAAAATAACAAATAAGAATCTTCTACTTTAAAAGTTTCATTCGTAGAAGCTGATTCAAATTCAAAATTACTTAGATAAAATTTAAAATTTTCTAATAAATATTTTTGATTTAAGTCATTTTGATATTCCTTCAATAAATTTAAAGGTTCATTTCCTACAAAAAACTGTACTTCTAATGTTACTTTTTCTGTTTCATCTTCTTTTTTAGATTCACTTTCTTTACAAGAAAATAAAACTAAAATTAAAACTAATAATGAATAATAATTTAATTGTTTCATAATAATTTGATTTGAAATAAATTATTTTTTGCTTTCTCTGTACTTATCTAAATTTTGTTGAGCTGTATCTCTTACTTTATTTTGCAATAAAGAAGTCCATCCTAGCAATTTTCCTGATATTCCCAAAGCCATTCCAGACCATTTCCATAAATCAAAATCATCTGTATGACGGATAATTTTGCCATTTTCAAACTCAAATTGAGCTTTTATTTTATTATGTACTGTATTTCCTGTTTTGCTAAATGGATAAATTGCTTCCCAGTTGGCTGAACCTTTGATTCCATTTGCTTCAACATTTGAAAATGAAACTTTCACTTCTGTTGGACTTGAAAGTAACATACGCCACATATCCTTTGCCTCTTCTCCTTTTAGATTTTTAAAAATAGGGTCATTAAAAACTATATCATCATCATAATAACTTACCATTTTTTCGGCATCTCTATTAATAAAGGCAGTATAAAAGTCAGTAATCAGTTGTTCTTTTTCTTCTCTAGAATTCATAGTTGGTAGTAAAATTCATAATACAAATTAGGAAAACCTATATGTATATTTTATTTTTTTGATTAAAATGCAAATAAAGTAATACCAATGGTTATTGGACTTCCTCCATTGCAGTCGCAATCTAACTTATCTTTTTGAAATAATGAATTAAAACCATAATAACCAAACAAATAAAAACTTCCATATCCTATACGAGCCAAAGCACCATAACGTATTTTTGATACAAAAAAATTATTTTTTGTCTTATCTATGAAATTAGCACCATCATTTTTATATCTTATTTTTGTAGCTGCAGAAACAGGAATTCCAAACTTTCCTCCCAAAGCAAAACGAAGTCCTTTTTGTGTTGGATTTGGAATATAATGAAATTCTAAAGGAATATCTACATAAGTTACTGAAAATTTACTTTTTCTGATTTCGTCTTGTTGAAGTTCATAAAATTGTATTTTGTCTTCACCCAAAACATTTTGTCCTCTAAAAAGACTTACATCATCTTTAAACATATAATTATCCACAGCAAGCGAAACCCCTGGTAAAAATTTTACATTCGTACCTAAATCTATATTTGCCATATAAGATAAATTTATTGACCACGAACCCCAAACTTTCAAATCCATTGGGTCAGGCGCATCAAGCAACGAGCTTACCCCAAAATCCATAATAAAATATCCTGGGATAATTTCGTCTCTAGTATTGATGATATTTTTATCCTTATCAATACGCATATCTTGTGCAAAAATAGTAGAACTAGAAAATATAAAAGTTACTAGAAGAAGCAAAAAAATGGAATGTTTAAAAAATTTGTTCATTGTTGAAAAATAAGAATAGTTGAA contains:
- a CDS encoding glycosyltransferase family 4 protein, which encodes MTWIKLLLSLGTSFAVCLLLIPEIIKIANSRNIHDIPNERKIHTGKICSFGGVGIFFGFIISTLIWSFVDMTLNMEFLLGAVLVMVVVGMRDDFLPLSAFWKLVGQFVAIAVLLIGDIRIFSLYGFLGIYELHFIFSYLITGFIVIVITNAFNLIDGIDGLAGSVALIVFSFFGLWFALEGSFALSAMCLAVLGSVGGFLYYNYSPARIFMGDTGSLMLGFLATGLLILFLDKNAALPVTSHLHIVAPLSLLSALMVYPLFDTIRVFMLRVLAGRSPLSPDRNHIHHLLLDIGCGHYYIVGIVIFLNILFVIIFTFIGQMGYLSDNWLVPIIVLTASSLAIYLHRKVKRRREVVNV
- a CDS encoding lytic transglycosylase domain-containing protein codes for the protein MKTTYFSFSLVLLFLITTFSSCVAQQISDIQTVMPIKIPDTVYFAGERIPLEDEDVKERLDRELISIIYGHASTMLLLKRSGRWRKPLEDSLTKYGVHKDFFYLAIAESALDPLIKSNRDALGTWQFLEGTGKQFGLIINDNIDERQDPLKSCVAATKYFHQAYKKFESWASVAASYNRGMAGLEKAMDNQGTRNYYDLFLNSETSRYVLRIAALKMVLENPKKYGYCIEEYEYYNTFEFDEITITENIESVPKWAKKQGMTYKEFRLYNPAIAINDNKYNFIVPKGGYVFRVKKKK
- a CDS encoding MbnP family protein, which gives rise to MKQLNYYSLLVLILVLFSCKESESKKEDETEKVTLEVQFFVGNEPLNLLKEYQNDLNQKYLLENFKFYLSNFEFESASTNETFKVEDSYLLFSAEREKSIFEREILVKKGEFDKMNFSIGIDSVTNTSLDNTGDLDISNSMAWDWNTGYKFVVMEGKYFNDTSNSNASIPLVFHIGLNQNYKKVSLSFDSVNEKGVFDTSNKRIVLKVDLNDFFSSPNQIDFNEINNIMGGGKSLLLSQNYENGFITLKETE
- a CDS encoding nuclear transport factor 2 family protein; amino-acid sequence: MNSREEKEQLITDFYTAFINRDAEKMVSYYDDDIVFNDPIFKNLKGEEAKDMWRMLLSSPTEVKVSFSNVEANGIKGSANWEAIYPFSKTGNTVHNKIKAQFEFENGKIIRHTDDFDLWKWSGMALGISGKLLGWTSLLQNKVRDTAQQNLDKYRESKK
- a CDS encoding outer membrane beta-barrel protein — its product is MNKFFKHSIFLLLLVTFIFSSSTIFAQDMRIDKDKNIINTRDEIIPGYFIMDFGVSSLLDAPDPMDLKVWGSWSINLSYMANIDLGTNVKFLPGVSLAVDNYMFKDDVSLFRGQNVLGEDKIQFYELQQDEIRKSKFSVTYVDIPLEFHYIPNPTQKGLRFALGGKFGIPVSAATKIRYKNDGANFIDKTKNNFFVSKIRYGALARIGYGSFYLFGYYGFNSLFQKDKLDCDCNGGSPITIGITLFAF